In Vicinamibacteria bacterium, the DNA window TTCACTTACACGGTCGTCGTGCTCGATGCGGCCGGCAATTATCAGGCGGATCTCACCTGTGACCTCGACGCAGTTGCTCTAGGCGTCCCACCCGGCGCGGACTCCCGAGAGGTCTTTCGGCTGCTGAACGCACTCGAGCCGGATGAGCTCGAGCGACGCGTGGAGAAAGCCCAGGACTTCATGCTCGAGCATGTGGTGGTGCGCTTCGACGGCGTGCGCGACGATCCGGAGCTGACGCTTCCGGAGTACGGAAACACCGTGGATGCTCCCGTGCCGACACTGCTCGGTCTCACGGCTCGTTTCTCGGGCTCCGTCCCCCGCGGCGTCTCGACGATGACGCTCACGGTGGATCGTCTGTTTCCACCGGTGTATCTCACCGTGCTCGACGAGCGAGGAAGCAACGTCACTCACATCGTCTTGGACCGGGGCGCCGAGAGCGATCCGATCCCCGTGGAGGGTCGCGCGCCAGCACCAGACCCGATCGCAGTCGCCTTGCGTTACTTCCATCTGGGCCTGTCGCACATCGTGCCCGGCGGACTCGATCACATTCTGTTCGTCCTTGGGCTCTTTCTTCTGAGCGCTCGGCCGGGCCCGTTGCTCTTTCAGGTAAGTGCGTTCACACTGGCCCATACGCTGACTCTTGCGCTCTCGAGTTATGGCGTGGTCCGGCTGACACCTTCGGTCGTCGAGCCACTGATCGCGCTCTCCATAGCCTACGTTGCCGTCGAGAACGTTCTGACCCCGAAGCTCACCGTCTGGCGGCCTCTCGTCGTTTTTGGTTTCGGCCTGCTCCACGGGATGGGGTTTGCCGGGGTTCTCGGGGAACTGGGTCTTCCTCGGCGCGATTTCCTGGTTGGACTCTTGGGCTTCAACGCGGGCGTGGAGGCTGGACAACTCATCGTGCTCGGGGCCGCGTTCGTAATCGTGGGGTCGTTTCGCAGCAAACCCTGGTACCGGTCGCGGGTGACGGTCCCGCT includes these proteins:
- a CDS encoding HupE/UreJ family protein gives rise to the protein FTYTVVVLDAAGNYQADLTCDLDAVALGVPPGADSREVFRLLNALEPDELERRVEKAQDFMLEHVVVRFDGVRDDPELTLPEYGNTVDAPVPTLLGLTARFSGSVPRGVSTMTLTVDRLFPPVYLTVLDERGSNVTHIVLDRGAESDPIPVEGRAPAPDPIAVALRYFHLGLSHIVPGGLDHILFVLGLFLLSARPGPLLFQVSAFTLAHTLTLALSSYGVVRLTPSVVEPLIALSIAYVAVENVLTPKLTVWRPLVVFGFGLLHGMGFAGVLGELGLPRRDFLVGLLGFNAGVEAGQLIVLGAAFVIVGSFRSKPWYRSRVTVPLSLAVAAIGLYWTVERVLA